In Campylobacter concisus, the following are encoded in one genomic region:
- a CDS encoding type Z 30S ribosomal protein S14 — protein sequence MAKKSMIAKAARKPKFTVRGYTRCQICGRPHSVYKDFGICRVCLRKMANEGLIPGLKKASW from the coding sequence ATGGCAAAGAAATCAATGATAGCAAAAGCTGCACGCAAGCCAAAATTTACGGTTCGTGGCTATACTAGATGCCAAATTTGCGGTCGTCCGCACTCTGTTTATAAAGATTTTGGAATTTGCCGTGTTTGTCTAAGAAAAATGGCTAACGAAGGCCTAATACCTGGTCTTAAAAAAGCAAGTTGGTAA